The following proteins are co-located in the Coleofasciculus chthonoplastes PCC 7420 genome:
- the rimK gene encoding 30S ribosomal protein S6--L-glutamate ligase, whose translation MKIAILSQDASLYSTRRLKEAGEARGHDMRVINYLRCYMNITSHKPKVVYQGKVLEELDAIIPRIGASKTFYGTAVVRQFEVMGVFVANESQAISRSRDKLRCLQILSREGVGLPVTGFAHSTQDIDGLIDIVGGAPLVIKLLEGTQGIGVVLAETHQAAKSVIEAFRGLDANILVQEFIKEAGGMDIRCFVIDNKVVASMKRQGAPGEFRSNLHRGGNAEQIKLTPEERSTAVRAAKAMGLRVAGVDLLRSNHGPVVMEVNSSPGLEGIENATGVDVAGKIIEFLQKNAASGKTRDRIQY comes from the coding sequence ATGAAAATAGCTATCTTGTCCCAAGATGCTTCGCTATATTCCACGCGACGCCTCAAGGAAGCGGGGGAAGCGCGGGGTCATGATATGCGGGTGATTAATTACCTGCGTTGTTATATGAATATTACGTCTCATAAGCCCAAAGTGGTGTATCAGGGGAAAGTCTTGGAAGAGTTGGATGCGATTATTCCTCGCATCGGTGCGTCTAAGACGTTTTATGGGACGGCTGTGGTGCGCCAATTTGAAGTGATGGGGGTGTTCGTGGCGAATGAATCCCAAGCCATTTCTCGTTCCCGCGATAAGTTACGCTGTCTTCAGATTCTTTCCCGTGAAGGTGTGGGACTTCCGGTGACAGGGTTTGCTCATTCCACTCAAGATATTGATGGGTTAATTGACATTGTGGGCGGTGCGCCTCTGGTGATTAAATTGCTAGAAGGGACTCAAGGGATTGGGGTGGTTTTGGCGGAAACTCATCAAGCGGCGAAGTCGGTGATTGAAGCGTTTCGCGGTTTAGATGCCAATATTTTGGTGCAGGAGTTTATTAAAGAAGCGGGGGGTATGGATATTCGCTGCTTTGTGATTGATAACAAAGTGGTGGCGTCGATGAAGCGACAAGGCGCACCGGGGGAATTCCGTTCCAATCTGCATCGGGGTGGTAATGCTGAACAAATTAAGTTAACTCCAGAGGAACGTAGTACGGCGGTACGGGCGGCGAAAGCGATGGGATTAAGAGTGGCGGGTGTGGATTTGTTGCGATCTAATCATGGTCCGGTGGTGATGGAAGTTAACTCGTCTCCGGGTTTAGAAGGGATTGAAAATGCGACGGGGGTGGATGTGGCGGGGAAAATTATTGAGTTTTTGCAGAAAAATGCAGCATCCGGAAAAACGCGCGATCGCATTCAGTATTAA
- a CDS encoding ATP-dependent zinc protease family protein, which produces MSKSLSIIGWRERVALPDLGIAQIKAKIDTGARSSALHAFDVETFSRDDKTMVRFKVHPYQRDTHRTVCAEAELIDQRQVRNSGGHAQLRPVIQTMVELNGERWLIELTLTNRDVMGFRMLLGRQAVRKRFLVDAGRSFVQSSTRKRTIKQMIQ; this is translated from the coding sequence ATGTCCAAATCTTTATCCATTATCGGCTGGCGGGAACGAGTCGCCTTGCCGGATCTAGGAATTGCCCAGATCAAAGCTAAAATTGACACCGGGGCGCGTTCCTCCGCCTTACACGCCTTTGATGTCGAAACTTTCTCGCGGGATGACAAAACCATGGTTCGGTTCAAAGTCCATCCCTATCAACGGGATACCCATCGCACCGTCTGTGCTGAAGCGGAACTGATTGACCAACGACAGGTTCGCAATTCTGGGGGTCACGCCCAGTTACGACCCGTGATCCAAACTATGGTAGAACTAAACGGGGAGCGCTGGTTGATTGAACTTACCCTGACGAACCGAGATGTCATGGGATTCCGGATGCTGTTAGGGCGTCAAGCCGTTCGCAAACGCTTTTTAGTCGATGCGGGTCGGTCTTTTGTCCAAAGTTCAACCAGGAAGCGCACAATTAAGCAAATGATTCAATAG
- a CDS encoding succinylglutamate desuccinylase/aspartoacylase family protein has product MNHETITIGGISIAPGERKRTEIPVARLPTQTLLSLPITVINGVEAGPRLWMSAAIHGDEINGVDIIRQVLERINPSQLHGVLIAVPIVNVFGFIEQSRYLPDRRDLNRSFPGSSRGSLASRLADLFMTEIVSRCTHGIDLHTAAQHRTNLPQIRANLDDPETYYCAKAFAAPLLMHSTVRDGSLRQAATKRGIPILLYEGGEALRFDPDAIAIGVEGILRMMVGLKMIELTFPESLHPSLEVKQSKWVRAPRSGILRLTVKLGQRVDKKQVLCIISDAFGENSIKAYAPFDGLVIGHTQNPLVNQGDGILHLAVLSD; this is encoded by the coding sequence GTGAATCATGAAACTATAACAATTGGTGGAATTAGTATTGCGCCCGGAGAACGAAAGCGCACAGAAATTCCGGTCGCCCGTCTACCAACGCAAACGCTGCTTTCATTACCAATTACTGTGATTAATGGTGTGGAGGCGGGTCCACGACTGTGGATGAGTGCGGCGATTCATGGCGATGAAATTAATGGGGTGGACATTATTCGCCAAGTCTTAGAACGGATTAATCCATCTCAGCTTCATGGTGTCCTGATTGCGGTGCCAATTGTTAATGTTTTTGGCTTTATTGAACAATCCCGTTATTTGCCCGATCGCAGAGATTTAAATCGTTCGTTTCCTGGTTCCTCTCGTGGTTCTTTAGCCTCTCGGTTGGCGGACTTGTTTATGACAGAAATAGTGAGTCGCTGTACCCATGGGATTGATTTGCACACGGCGGCTCAACATCGCACGAATTTACCGCAAATCCGGGCGAATTTAGATGATCCAGAAACCTATTATTGTGCTAAAGCGTTTGCTGCACCCCTGCTGATGCATTCAACGGTGCGGGATGGATCATTGCGCCAAGCCGCGACGAAGCGAGGTATCCCAATCCTCTTGTATGAGGGGGGTGAGGCGTTGCGATTTGACCCGGATGCGATCGCAATCGGTGTCGAAGGTATTCTACGAATGATGGTGGGGTTAAAGATGATTGAGTTGACGTTCCCGGAATCGTTGCACCCATCACTAGAAGTTAAGCAAAGTAAGTGGGTACGAGCGCCCCGTAGCGGGATTTTGCGCCTTACTGTTAAATTGGGTCAGCGCGTTGACAAAAAGCAAGTTTTGTGTATTATCTCTGACGCCTTTGGTGAGAATAGCATTAAAGCGTATGCGCCCTTTGATGGCTTAGTTATTGGTCACACGCAGAATCCATTGGTGAATCAGGGCGATGGGATTTTGCATTTAGCGGTTTTGAGTGATTAG
- a CDS encoding class I SAM-dependent methyltransferase: MSNKTLGLDTPLYKYLLSVSLREPDILQKLRQETATHPDSAMQIAPEQGQFMAFLVQLMGAMKTLEIGVFTGYSALAVALALPKDGKIVACDVSEDYTAIARRYWDAAGVSDKIDLRLAPALETLDELLAAGQAETFDFAFIDADKVNYLAYYERSLQLIRPGGLIAIDNVLWGGRVADSQMQDKNTAAIRAFNQAISQDEQVILSLVPIADGLTLALKREPRTQVLG, from the coding sequence ATGTCTAATAAAACCCTCGGTTTAGATACTCCACTGTATAAATATTTATTATCGGTGTCCTTGCGAGAACCCGATATCCTACAAAAATTACGGCAAGAAACCGCCACCCATCCAGATAGCGCCATGCAAATCGCCCCGGAACAAGGGCAGTTTATGGCATTCTTGGTTCAGCTTATGGGGGCGATGAAAACCTTAGAAATTGGCGTATTTACAGGCTACAGTGCTTTAGCCGTCGCCTTAGCCTTACCCAAGGATGGCAAGATTGTCGCCTGTGATGTGAGTGAAGACTATACCGCCATTGCCCGCCGTTACTGGGATGCCGCCGGAGTCTCGGATAAAATAGATTTGCGATTAGCACCTGCTTTGGAGACTTTGGATGAATTATTGGCAGCAGGGCAAGCAGAAACGTTTGATTTTGCGTTTATCGATGCCGATAAAGTAAATTATCTGGCATACTATGAGCGATCGCTGCAATTAATTCGTCCGGGGGGTTTAATTGCTATTGATAATGTCCTTTGGGGGGGACGAGTTGCTGATTCTCAGATGCAAGATAAAAATACCGCCGCGATTAGAGCATTTAACCAAGCCATTAGTCAAGATGAACAGGTTATTTTAAGTTTAGTCCCGATTGCTGATGGATTAACCTTGGCATTGAAGAGAGAGCCAAGAACTCAAGTTCTTGGCTAA
- a CDS encoding CHAT domain-containing protein, whose translation MKSAQWCKICLLTLLAGTVRLVTATPVLAQPITPADDGTGTTVTQDGNQFDIQGGSLSSDGTNLFHSLQEFGINSEQIANFLATPDLRNILGRVIGENPSIIDGLIQVTGGTANLYLMNPAGIVFGANAQLNVPADFTATTATGIGFGNNWFNALGDNNYQDLVGEPSQFAFDLSQGGIIINAGELAVEPGRDLALLGGQVVNTGTLTSSGGRITIAAVPNSRLVKISQSGQVLSFEVELPRSNGGLALPTNPLDLATLLTGSGNTVETGVEVTASGEIQTDSGGIIPSQVGVAIASGTVESGTGHISILGIGGTEENTTSGISGIHIIDGSRLEAIGQGTITLNGTGGNGGNFSPDILGNWGISINNATVSSQDGIIHLIGTGGSGDNGLHYGVSIGNQGGSVQSTGTGTIIVEGTGGNGGEGTLHGSQGIKLDLGGLVSTRDGDIQFIGEGGTEPDQFNHGVELFRGSTVEVTGKGNITIEGIAGAGITENHGIRIQEIDPNQSNPSRITARDGAITLIGVGKGTGDNNYGIDLRGGGVETTADGTLTLEGIGANGAAGINVQDGFIQASGTGESTTTLIADEIRVVDTPNIPQTPQVQGTGTVVLSPLDPTVNITIGDTTNSNSNIWNLDTDKLNLFQDGFEQLVIGGEDNQGTIMLADDITFKVPVILRSPFGSGAIDTTGFTITGTQDATITLQGNQRITTGTIINPGRAITLTSNGSIDTRSGILDSHAQNSNGGAITLTAVRDIMTGEINTSSGGNGQGATITLTSRDGEITTNNLNSSGFSGGDILVEAATAITTGTINSSGIQNDGGNVTLDPIGDIQVTLINAQGGNNGQGGQVDITAGQFFRATGTFVDQNGISASISTAGGLGGDSITLRHGGNGFTPFIVGDGTTNGTRGTITSGDFTIAPTQSFLFTQKVGNIQIISVDSPPIPDTDETNPPINPVNLLKPLTEPTLPPNKDEPPEIEIDTQVAKWEESLTRDYETYLGLQDTTILTLADARATLHRIEQATGAKPALIYAVFVPTTVAPQTRSQDSQSSAKESPSRDSDQLQIILVTANGELIRHSIPGATREKVMDTANKLRRAVTDTHIPRPYQRYAQQLYQWLIAPLETELKTQEINNLAFIMDQGLRSLPLAVLHDGDKFIIEQYSIGFMPSLSLTDTRYRDVRDVQVLAMGASQFTDQNPLPAVPTELSAIATQLWQGKSFLNEDFTAANLKTARASQPFGIIHLATHGEFKSGQPSSSYIQFWDRKLKLSDIRQLGLHDPTVELMVLSACRTALGDAEAELGFTGLAVQAGVKSALGSLWYVSDEGTLGLMTGFYEQLQQSPLKAEALRQAQLAMIRGQVRLEEGYLVTPNRRIALPPELANLPAKELTHPYYWSAFTLVGSPW comes from the coding sequence ATGAAATCTGCTCAGTGGTGCAAAATCTGCCTGTTGACTCTCTTAGCTGGAACGGTAAGACTGGTAACAGCTACTCCAGTGTTGGCTCAACCGATTACCCCAGCCGATGACGGTACGGGTACAACTGTCACCCAAGATGGCAACCAATTTGATATTCAAGGTGGCAGTTTGTCGAGTGATGGGACGAATTTATTCCACAGTCTTCAAGAGTTTGGCATTAATTCAGAGCAAATTGCTAATTTTTTGGCAACTCCAGATTTGAGAAATATTCTGGGACGAGTGATTGGCGAAAATCCTTCCATTATTGATGGATTGATTCAGGTGACAGGGGGAACAGCCAATTTATATTTAATGAATCCGGCGGGAATTGTTTTTGGGGCGAATGCTCAACTCAATGTCCCGGCTGATTTTACGGCAACGACGGCGACAGGAATTGGATTTGGCAATAACTGGTTTAATGCATTGGGCGATAATAATTATCAGGACTTGGTCGGAGAACCCAGTCAATTTGCCTTTGATTTATCTCAAGGGGGAATCATTATTAATGCGGGTGAATTGGCGGTTGAACCCGGACGGGATTTAGCACTACTGGGTGGACAAGTGGTGAATACAGGAACGCTGACGTCATCCGGGGGAAGGATTACAATTGCGGCTGTGCCGAATTCTCGTTTGGTGAAAATCTCCCAATCGGGACAAGTGTTAAGTTTTGAGGTGGAGTTACCGAGGAGTAATGGGGGTTTAGCGTTACCGACAAACCCTCTGGATTTAGCGACGTTGTTAACAGGTTCGGGTAATACGGTGGAAACTGGGGTTGAGGTAACGGCATCGGGAGAGATACAGACGGATTCTGGGGGAATTATACCAAGTCAGGTTGGGGTTGCGATCGCGTCAGGGACAGTTGAGTCGGGTACAGGTCATATTTCAATCCTAGGGATTGGCGGAACTGAAGAAAATACTACCTCGGGTATTTCTGGTATCCACATTATTGATGGTAGCCGTTTAGAAGCAATTGGACAAGGAACAATTACCTTAAACGGTACAGGAGGAAACGGCGGGAATTTTAGCCCAGATATTCTAGGAAATTGGGGCATATCGATTAATAACGCGACGGTGTCTTCCCAAGATGGCATCATTCATCTCATCGGCACTGGGGGTTCTGGGGATAATGGTTTACATTATGGAGTTTCTATTGGTAATCAGGGAGGAAGTGTCCAGTCAACAGGAACAGGAACAATTATTGTTGAGGGGACTGGAGGGAATGGAGGAGAAGGGACGTTGCATGGGAGTCAAGGAATCAAACTTGATTTAGGTGGTTTAGTTAGTACCAGAGATGGGGATATTCAGTTTATTGGTGAGGGGGGAACTGAACCCGATCAATTTAATCATGGGGTTGAACTATTTCGGGGTTCTACTGTTGAGGTAACCGGAAAGGGTAATATTACGATTGAGGGAATTGCTGGCGCGGGAATAACGGAAAATCACGGAATTAGGATTCAGGAAATAGATCCTAACCAGAGTAATCCTTCTCGAATTACGGCGAGAGATGGTGCGATTACTCTAATTGGTGTGGGTAAGGGAACAGGAGACAATAACTATGGCATTGATTTAAGAGGGGGTGGTGTGGAGACAACCGCAGACGGAACTCTCACCCTAGAGGGAATCGGTGCTAATGGTGCAGCAGGGATTAATGTGCAAGATGGTTTTATTCAAGCCAGCGGAACAGGAGAGAGTACAACAACCTTGATTGCTGATGAAATTCGGGTCGTTGATACTCCCAATATCCCGCAAACGCCACAAGTCCAAGGCACAGGAACGGTGGTGTTATCTCCCCTTGACCCGACTGTAAATATAACAATTGGGGATACAACCAATAGTAATAGTAATATCTGGAACCTGGATACTGATAAACTGAATCTCTTCCAAGATGGATTTGAGCAACTTGTGATTGGTGGGGAAGATAATCAGGGTACAATTATGTTGGCAGATGACATCACCTTTAAGGTTCCCGTAATTTTGCGATCGCCTTTTGGTTCAGGGGCAATTGATACCACAGGTTTCACGATAACGGGTACTCAGGATGCCACGATTACACTACAAGGAAATCAACGCATCACGACAGGTACAATTATTAATCCCGGTCGGGCAATTACTCTCACCAGTAACGGGTCGATTGATACTCGTAGCGGCATCCTCGATAGTCATGCTCAAAACAGCAATGGGGGAGCGATTACGCTAACCGCCGTTCGGGATATTATGACAGGAGAAATTAATACCAGTTCGGGTGGAAATGGTCAAGGCGCAACTATTACTTTAACCAGTCGTGATGGAGAAATTACCACGAATAATCTCAACAGTTCTGGATTCAGTGGCGGTGATATTTTAGTTGAGGCAGCGACAGCAATTACAACCGGAACAATTAATAGTAGCGGTATCCAAAATGATGGGGGAAATGTTACGTTAGATCCCATTGGTGATATCCAAGTGACCTTGATCAACGCCCAAGGCGGAAATAATGGTCAAGGCGGTCAAGTTGATATCACTGCTGGTCAATTTTTCCGGGCTACGGGAACATTTGTTGACCAGAATGGGATTAGCGCCAGCATCTCTACGGCTGGGGGATTGGGTGGAGATTCTATCACGTTGAGACATGGTGGAAATGGTTTTACTCCCTTCATCGTGGGTGATGGGACAACCAATGGCACCAGGGGAACGATTACCAGTGGCGATTTCACTATTGCCCCCACTCAATCCTTTCTGTTTACTCAGAAGGTGGGCAATATTCAAATTATCAGCGTTGATTCTCCACCGATTCCGGATACAGATGAAACCAATCCTCCTATCAATCCTGTTAATTTACTTAAACCTCTGACTGAACCCACTTTACCTCCCAACAAAGACGAACCGCCGGAAATCGAAATTGACACCCAGGTTGCTAAATGGGAGGAATCGTTAACCCGTGACTATGAGACCTATTTAGGACTCCAAGATACTACCATTTTGACTCTGGCAGATGCCCGGGCAACTTTACATCGTATCGAACAAGCTACAGGGGCTAAACCTGCACTTATCTACGCCGTTTTTGTACCCACCACAGTAGCGCCCCAAACTCGCAGTCAAGACAGTCAATCTTCAGCCAAGGAGTCTCCCTCACGAGATAGTGATCAACTCCAAATTATCCTCGTCACCGCCAATGGGGAACTCATACGCCACTCGATACCGGGTGCAACCCGCGAAAAAGTAATGGATACCGCTAACAAATTGCGCCGCGCTGTTACTGATACTCACATTCCTCGTCCCTATCAACGTTATGCCCAACAGTTGTATCAGTGGTTAATTGCCCCCTTAGAAACAGAATTAAAGACGCAAGAGATTAATAATCTAGCCTTCATTATGGATCAGGGATTGCGTTCCTTACCTCTGGCTGTTTTGCATGATGGGGATAAATTTATAATTGAACAATATAGTATCGGTTTCATGCCTAGTCTTTCGCTCACTGATACCCGCTATCGAGATGTGAGAGATGTGCAGGTTTTAGCTATGGGTGCGTCTCAATTTACGGATCAAAACCCCTTACCGGCTGTCCCGACTGAATTATCCGCGATCGCGACTCAATTATGGCAGGGTAAATCCTTCTTGAATGAAGACTTTACCGCCGCTAATTTGAAAACAGCGAGGGCATCTCAACCCTTTGGAATTATCCATTTAGCCACCCACGGTGAATTTAAATCGGGTCAACCCAGTTCTTCTTATATTCAGTTTTGGGATCGTAAACTCAAACTGAGTGACATCCGCCAATTGGGATTACATGATCCCACTGTGGAACTGATGGTATTAAGTGCCTGTCGGACGGCTTTAGGAGACGCAGAAGCGGAGTTAGGATTTACTGGGTTAGCGGTACAAGCTGGGGTTAAATCTGCCCTAGGAAGTTTATGGTATGTGAGTGATGAAGGCACGTTAGGGTTAATGACAGGTTTTTATGAACAACTACAGCAATCACCTCTGAAAGCGGAAGCATTACGACAGGCACAATTAGCCATGATTCGCGGACAAGTGCGATTAGAAGAGGGTTATTTAGTTACGCCAAATCGTCGGATTGCCTTACCGCCAGAATTAGCGAATTTGCCAGCAAAGGAACTCACTCATCCTTATTATTGGAGTGCGTTTACTTTAGTTGGAAGTCCGTGGTAA
- the dapB gene encoding 4-hydroxy-tetrahydrodipicolinate reductase, producing MTNASPIPVVVNGAAGKMGREVIKAVSQADDMTLIGAVDHNPNYMGQDVGEVAGCGELEIPILNDLQATLVMATQEKVQGVMVDFTHPDSVYENVRTAIAYGVRPVVGTTGLSSDQIKDLGEFAEKASTGALIIPNFSIGMVLLQQAAIQASHYFDHVEIIELHHNQKADAPSGTAIQTAQQLAGLGKTYNPAKVEETEKLAGARGSVANDNIRIHSVRLPGLIAHQEVIFGATGQIYTLRHDTSDRSCYMPGVLLAIRQVTQLKSLVYGLDKIL from the coding sequence ATGACAAATGCATCTCCCATCCCCGTGGTTGTCAACGGTGCGGCGGGTAAAATGGGTCGTGAAGTGATTAAGGCGGTCAGTCAAGCCGATGATATGACCTTGATTGGTGCCGTTGATCATAACCCGAACTATATGGGTCAAGATGTTGGCGAAGTCGCAGGTTGTGGTGAATTGGAAATTCCGATTCTGAATGACCTGCAAGCCACACTCGTCATGGCAACTCAGGAGAAGGTGCAAGGGGTGATGGTGGATTTTACCCACCCTGACAGCGTTTATGAGAATGTTCGTACCGCGATCGCCTATGGGGTTCGTCCAGTTGTCGGTACGACGGGACTCAGCAGTGATCAAATCAAAGACTTAGGCGAATTTGCCGAAAAAGCCAGCACAGGTGCTTTAATTATTCCCAATTTTTCCATTGGCATGGTCTTATTGCAACAAGCCGCCATCCAAGCCTCCCACTACTTTGACCACGTTGAAATTATCGAACTCCACCACAATCAAAAAGCCGACGCCCCAAGCGGTACAGCGATTCAAACCGCTCAACAATTAGCCGGACTCGGCAAAACCTATAATCCCGCTAAGGTAGAAGAAACCGAAAAACTGGCGGGGGCGAGGGGAAGTGTCGCCAATGACAACATTCGCATTCACAGTGTTCGCTTACCCGGTTTAATCGCTCACCAAGAAGTCATCTTTGGTGCTACCGGTCAAATCTACACCCTACGTCATGATACCAGCGATCGCTCTTGCTATATGCCAGGGGTCTTGCTTGCCATTCGCCAAGTGACTCAGCTCAAATCTCTCGTCTACGGATTAGATAAGATATTGTAA